The Hypomesus transpacificus isolate Combined female unplaced genomic scaffold, fHypTra1 scaffold_479, whole genome shotgun sequence genome contains a region encoding:
- the LOC124465340 gene encoding LOW QUALITY PROTEIN: PH domain leucine-rich repeat-containing protein phosphatase 1-like (The sequence of the model RefSeq protein was modified relative to this genomic sequence to represent the inferred CDS: deleted 1 base in 1 codon), whose product MAVAGNRMEEMDALSTTSLGVSDSDLCGECVKPSGTPPFQFAAAKTRTTTAGEDNGVGGESKLLGKGFAATSLLHIAIRNGIYLNQVANATGSSAHINMITGKSPNIYNLVSDSTNSSVNSLLARRRRHKRNLSVGSSKVSSAGVANPTHSASPLNTLSLDRKTLLRQKHQLYSSDKAWMRADHQRGCIHVHDSLNPSHPRPVLCTLDTTAEEMVCRLGQIAGGKSGTVLRMTHKASACVDLNGNRDEMFVDNQQCVPEGNSVKSLLPVSDLYPLEDNRSVRSNDILPTNNNHNQYYQDSNRISDSLLYDDKIPSNSSSEACLNDNEVADLGLSGVDSYGLYSGSDMESSTYDDLSPGGPKSSEQPDSLSHGLPLTADALAPSPDFDGATREPDPFESSSDEVDLDGAATRTPAFTQRLDIAFTACPGGTGMEETPDDDGTASAGDAPCPTAAPGDRGASPLSAKPLLGMAAAHGDPGELGGWPDPLTEAPSPGLYVQLHGGAVRRLEDDERPLQIQNDYLSNLGFEDPWRVLEEGMNPELGCLIRFYAGKPRSAGSSERVQLSGVFNVRKGKLALPVSRWSRRQVTLSGTCLFVSSVKHAHTGKMHILPLVGGKVEEVRRHSHCLAFSSAGAQSQTYYVSYGSYTEHLRWHRHAAKMASQRVSSVDLSCCSLEELPSKLFYSHDLTHLNLKHNFLSPHRGLAHLTRFCKLRSLNLSNNRLREFPAALCDITSLTELNLSGNRLSCLPSALGVMHNLQTLLLDGNALSSLPAALGSLEALTYLGLSFNRLARVPPALENLRGVERLCLAGNRLSVLDMSGLQWLPARHIDLRLNGLRSVVAGEAALLSHVAQLDLRDAGLRELDVRSLTGLEVLRCDRNALGRLRVAGRALKSLHAAHNELTQLEVDPIPENLTHLDASRNKLASVPAWVCDSGKLEVLDVSRNAISELPAGLLSGGSLRKVLLGWNGLRRLPERVERSHLEVLDVQHNQLTELPHNLFIKAQSLRYLNASANKLESIPPASQSEESFSSLQELYLTNNGLTDKSVPLLSGHAHLRVLHLAYNQLLVFPASKMARLEQLEELDLSGNRLRSVPTTILSCARMHTLAAHSNCISTFPEALQLAHIKCVDLSCNELTEVSLPETLPPKLQELDLTGNPRLSLDHKSLELLNNIRCFRVDPSPSSLGASEGPGAPAVWSHGYTEASGVKNKLCVAALTLEGFGGGREAAYGVFDGDRNGEVPGLLQCTMGDVLAEELHRSRGEEDYLTNTFLTMHRKLGTAGQRLGGSAALCHIRHDPVTPAGPGPAPPGHAGCFTLAAANVGKCQAVLCRDGRALPLSSAHTVRQEDEYRRIRQHNAIVTEDNKVNGVTDSTRIMGYSFLCPAVTPRPHVSTVTLTPQDEFFLLGSRGLWDALSPGEAVEAVRNVPDALAAAKKLVTLAQSYGCADSLGAVVVQLSVTQDCCSYCEPPPPPPSPGPAPHGGPHGPSHPSYPPSDGLLPHPPAVAAGSSSGLGSELSSEVSASEMSSEVGSTASSDEPAAHGEHAHPGPAGTRGGAAPPGGGGGGGGAPFQRQFSGALSDNGLDSEDEEPIAGVFSNGSRVEVEADVHCRRARDPPDPTPSDPASPPRAPSAAAAPPGRSPTLSPARLPPGRRPPASPAPPPPRRDPALVEPRPPGGEAWPGAAGSAAKTSTLGRKGRANGSVACQGRSQDRIEEAADAPVRKQGGYFNAPAQPDPDDQLVIPPELEDEVRQIMKQQQQQQEAKEHAQPLQQQADCFVTPL is encoded by the exons ATGGCAGTTGCTGGAAACAGGATGGAAGAGATGGATGCGCTTTCAACAACATCTCTAGGAGTATCTGACTCCGATCTTTGCGGTGAATGCGTTAAGCCGAGTGGAACACCACCGTTTCAATTCGCCGCTGCTAAAACAAGAACTACGACGGCGGGGGAAGATAATGGCGTGGGCGGAGAGTCGAAACTCTTGGGGAAAGGATTTGCCGCCACCTCCCTACTTCACATTGCGATAAGAAACGGGATATACCTAAACCAAGTCGCTAACGCCACTGGAAGTTCCGCTCATATCAACATGATCACAGGGAAATCACCCAATATTTACAACCTCGTTTCTGACAGTACCAACAGCAGCGTGAACTCTTTATTGGCAAGAAGACGACGACACAAGAGGAATCTTTCGGTTGGATCATCAAAAGTTTCCTCAGCTGGAGTGGCGAATCCCACTCATTCGGCCTCACCTCTAAACACTCTCAGTTTGGACAGAAAGACTTTACTACGGCAGAAGCACCAACTTTATTCTTCCGACAAGGCATGGATGCGAGCGGACCACCAACGGGGGTGTATTCACGTCCACGACAGTCTCAACCCCTCCCATCCGAGGCCGGTGCTTTGCACGCTGGACACCACTGCTGAGGAGATGGTCTGTCGGCTAGGGCAGATAGCAGGGGGTAAAAGCGGAACAGTCTTGCGTATGACTCATAAAGCAAGTGCTTGTGTTGATTTGAATGGAAACCGTGACGAAATGTTTGTTGATAATCAACAATGTGTTCCTGAAGGTAACAGTGTCAAGTCATTACTCCCTGTGTCAGACCTCTACCCGTTGGAGGACAACCGATCAGTTCGTTCTAATGACATACTACctaccaacaacaaccacaaccaGTATTATCAGGACTCAAATAGGATTTCTGATAGTTTATTGTATGATGATAAGATACCAAGCAACTCGTCTTCTGAAGCCTGTCTGAATGATAATGAGGTCGCTGACTTGGGGCTGAGCGGAGTGGACAGTTATGGATTATATTCAGGCTCGGACATGGAGAGCAGCACCTACGACGATTTGAGTCCCGGAGGCCCAAAGTCCAGCGAGCAACCGGACTCCCTGAGCCACGGTTTGCCCTTGACGGCGGACGCGTTGGCGCCGAGCCCCGACTTTGACGGTGCCACCCGAGAACCAGACCCGTTCGAGAGCTCCTCGGACGAAGTGGACCTCGACGGCGCCGCCACCCGAACCCCTGCCTTCACACAGCGACTGGACATAGCATTCACAGCGTGCCCCGGTGGGACCGGAATGGAGGAAACCCCGGACGACGACGGGACCGCGAGCGCCGGGGACGCCCCCTGCCCGACCGCGGCCCCCGGCGACCGCGGCGCCTCGCCCCTGTCTGCTAAGCCCTTATTGGGCATGGCGGCTGCTCACGGGGACCCAGGGGAGCTGGGAGGGTGGCCCGACCCCCTGACGGAGGCTCCCTCCCCGGGCCTCTACGTCCAGCTACACGGTGGGGCAGTGCGGAGGCTGGAAGACGACGAGAGGCCCCTGCAGATCCAGAACGACTACCTCTCCAACCTGGGCTTTGAGGACCCATGGAgggtgctggaggaggggatgaacCCGGAGCTAGGCTGTCTGATTCGCTTCTATGCAG gtaaGCCCCGCAGCGCGGGCAGCTCGGAGCGCGTGCAGCTGTCGGGCGTGTTCAACGTGCGCAAGGGCAAGCTGGCCCTCCCGGTGAGCCGCTGGTCGCGGCGCCAGGTCACCCTCAGTGGCACCTGCCTGTTCGTGTCCTCCGTCAAGCACGCCCACACGGGCAAGATGCACATCCTGCCCCTCGTCGGGGGAAAG gtggaggaggtgaggaggcacAGCCACTGCTTGGCCTTCAGCTCGGCCGGAGCCCAGAGTCAGACGTACTACGTCAGCTACGGCTCCTACACCGAGCACCTGCGCTGGCACCGACACGCGGCcaag ATGGCGTCCCAGCGGGTAAGCTCCGTGGACCTGTCCTGCTGCAGCCTGGAGGAGTTGCCCTCCAAGCTGTTCTACAGCCACGACCTGACCCACCTCAACCTCAAGCACAACTTCCTGTCGCCTCACAGGGGCCTCGCGCACCTCACCAG GTTCTGCAAGCTACGCAGTCTCAACCTCTCCAACAACCGCCTGCGGGAGTTCCCCGCGGCGCTGTGCGACATCACCTCGCTGACGGAGCTCAACCTGTCCGGCAACCGTCTGTCCTGCCTACCCTCGGCCCTGGGAGTCATGCacaa CCTCCAGACCCTCCTTCTGGACGGCAACGCCCTGAGCTCGCTGCCCGCGGCGCTGGGCTCCCTGGAGGCCCTCACCTACCTGGGCCTGTCCTTCAACCGCCTGGCCCGCGTGCCCCCGGCCCTGGAGAACCTGCGGGGGGTGGAGAGACTCTGCCTGGCCGGCAACCGGCTCTCCGTCCTGGACATGAGCGGCCTGCAGTGGCTGCCCGCACGACATATCGACCTCAG GCTAAACGGCCTCCGGAGCGTGGTGGCGGGCGAGGCCGCCCTCCTGAGTCACGTGGCCCAGCTGGACCTGCGTGACGCCGGCCTCCGGGAGCTGGATGTGCGCTCCCTCACCGGACTGGAGGTGCTGCGCTGCGACAGGAACGCGCTGGGTCGCCTTCGGGTGGCCGGCCGCGCGCTCAAGAGTCTGCACGCGGCGCACAACG AGCTGACCCAGCTGGAGGTGGACCCCATCCCGGAGAACCTCACCCACCTGGACGCGTCCAG GAACAAGCTGGCGTCCGTCCCCGCCTGGGTGTGCGACAGCGGCAAGCTGGAGGTGCTGGACGTCAGTCGCAACGCCATCTCGGAGCTGCCCGCAGg gttgCTGAGCGGAGGCAGCCTGAGGAAGGTGCTGCTGGGCTGGAACGGCCTCCGCCGGCTCCCGGAGCGTGTGGAGCGCTCCCACCTGGAGGTGCTGGACGTCCAGCACAACCAGCTCACGGAGCTGCCCCACAACCTCTTCATCAAAGCCCAGAG CTTGCGCTACCTCAACGCTTCGGCCAATAAGCTGGAGAGCATCCCCCCGGCCAGCCAATCGGAGGAGAGCTTCAGCAGCCTGCAGGAGCTGTATCTGACCAACAACGGCCTGACGGACAAGAGCGTGCCGCTGCTGAGCGGACACGCCCACCTGCGCGTGCTGCACCTGGCGTACAACCAGCTGCTGGTCTTCCCGGCCAG TAAGATGGCCCgcctggagcagctggaggagctggacctgAGCGGGAACCGCCTGCGCTCCGTGCCCACCACCATCCTCAGCTGCGCCCGCATGCACACGCTGGCCGCCCAC TCCAACTGCATCAGCACCTTCCCCGAGGCCCTGCAGCTGGCCCACATCAAG tgtgtgGACCTGAGCTGTAATGAGCTGACGGAGGTCTCTCTTCCTGAGACCCTGCCCCCCAAGCTGCAGGAGCTGGACCTGACGGGCAACCCTCGCCTCAGCCTGGACCACAAGAGCCTGGAGCTGCTCAA taaTATCCGCTGTTTCCGCGTGgacccctctccatcctccctgggGGCCAGCGAGGGGCCCGGGGCCCCCGCCGTCTGGAGCCACGGCTACACCGAGGCCTCGGGGGTCAAGAACAA gctgTGCGTGGCGGCCCTGACGCTGGAGGGGTTCGGCGGCGGGCGCGAGGCCGCGTACGGGGTCTTCGACGGCGACCGCAACGGCGAGGTGCCCGGCCTGCTGCAGTGCACCATGGGAGACGTGCTGGCCGAGGAGCTGCAccggagcaggggggaggaggactaCCTGACCAACACCTTCCTCACCATGCACAG GAAACTGGGCACGGCAGGCCAGAGGCTGGGCGGTTCGGCGGCCCTCTGCCACATCCGCCACGACCCGGTGACCCCGGCCggccccggccccgccccccccggccACGCCGGCTGCTTCACCCTGGCCGCGGCCAACGTGGGCAAGTGCCAGGCGGTGCTGTGCCGCGACGGCCGGGCCCTCCCGCTCTCCAGCGCGCACACCGTCCGGCAGGAGGACGAGTACCGGAGGATACGCCAGCACAACGCCATCGTCAcagag gACAACAAGGTCAACGGCGTGACCGACTCCACCCGGATCATGGGCTACTCCTTCCTGTGCCCCGCCGTGACCCCGCGGCCCCACGTCTCCACGGTAACCCTCACCCCCCAGGACGAGTTCTTCCTGCTGGGCAGCCGGGGCCTGTGGGACGCCCTGTCCCCCGGCGAGGCGGTGGAGGCCGTGCGCAACGTCCCGGACGCCCTGGCGGCCGCCAAGAAGCTGGTGACGCTGGCGCAGAGCTACGGCTGCGCCGACAGCCTGGGCGCCGTGGTGGTGCAGCTGAGCGTCACCCAGGACTGCTGCTCCTACTGCGAGCCCCCGCCGCCGCCCCCCAGCCCGGGGCCGGCCCCGCACGGCGGCCCCCACGGCCCCTCGCACCCCTCCTACCCGCCCTCCGACGGCCTcctgccccacccccccgccgTCGCCGCCGGCTCCTCTTCGGGGCTGGGCAGCGAACTGAGCAGCGAGGTGAGCGCGTCGGAGATGAGCAGCGAGGTGGGCTCCACCGCCTCGTCGGACGAGCCGGCGGCCCACGGCGAGCACGCGCACCCCGGCCCGGCGGGGACGCGGGGCGGGGCGGCGCCGCCggggggcggcggcggcggcggaggGGCGCCGTTCCAGAGGCAGTTCTCGGGGGCGCTGTCCGACAACGGGCTGGACAGCGAGGACGAGGAGCCCATCGCCGGCGTGTTCTCCAACGGCAGCCGCGTGGAGGTGGAGGCCGACGTGCACTGCCGGCGTGCCCGCGACCCCCCGGACCCGACCCCCAGCGACCCGGCGTCCCCGCCCCGGGCCCCCTCCGCCGCCGCCGCACCCCCGGGGAGgagccccaccctctctccgGCCCGCCTCCCTCCCGGACGTCGCCCCCCGGCCAGCCCGGCCCCGCCTCCACCCCGACGCGACCCGGCGCTCGTCGAGCCGCGGCCGCCCGGCGGGGAGGCGTGGCCAGGGGCGGCGGGCTCGGCCGCCAAGACCTCCACCCTGGGCCGGAAGGGGCGGGCCAACGGCTCGGTGGCGTGccaggggcggagccaggaCCGGATCGAGGAGGCGGCCGACGCCCCCGTCAGGAAGCAGGGCGGCTACTTCAACGCCCCCGCCCAGCCCGACCCCGACGACCAGCTGGTCATCCCACCGGAGCTGGAGGATGAGGTGCGGCAGATcatgaagcagcagcagcagcagcaggaagcgAAGGAGCACGCGCAGCCGCTCCAGCAGCAGGCCGACTGCTTCGTCACGCCCCTATGA
- the si:ch211-191a24.4 gene encoding uncharacterized protein si:ch211-191a24.4 isoform X1, which yields MSQSLQTHRGQRERERNGGGHRDHREDRPRREPRNDRPPSSGRCDGLASIHESSTPYLTNAHSFTCRLPQTFITTLHTPFQTSSSTPCSARTRGFKMQQYLLPKRHRAHRHRPHQRPGPGVRRGCPDGHVRYVGHGGDDHLQHQLGLQPLRGHRAAEGPRPGHAVQPDASAGHLRRSGLQLGLRHHLPPLRGFRQQAGVRAEPQAPDWRAGVPGAGGGGVRGGGGVVPALCHRGQRHGRVPAAGASVRRPRLHVDELRRGRGRRRRGAVRPHHRHPVRRGGRPQLQRGAGRVGLSPRRAAARGGEAARRPGLPPGGAAADGGDGRVTATEEECPRVPSSGVAFVFGAVPLVGGGLDEIYDPSVSIGILGLNGSVSRQIQHKALF from the exons ATGAGCCAGTCTCTGCAAACCCACCGGGGCcaaagggaaagggagagaaacggTGGGGGGCACCGTGATCATCGCGAAGACAGACCGAGGAGGGAACCGCGCAATGACCGACCACCGTCAAGCGGCAGGTGTGATGGTTTGGCATCAATACACGAGTCCTCTACGCCGTATCTCACTAATGCTCACTCTTTCACTTGCCGTCTTCCTCAGACCTTCATCacaaccctccacacccccttccAAACATCATCGTCAACACCGTGCTCCGCAAGAACACGAGGATTCAAAATGCAACAATATCTGCTCCCGAAGAG GCATCGTGCTCATCGTCACCGTCCTCACCAACGCCCTGGTCCTGGTGTGCGTCGTGGCTGCCCAGATGGTCATGTCAGGTATGTCGGCCATGGGGGGGATGACCACCTTCAACATCAACTCGGCCTACAGCCCCTTCGAGGGCACCGAGCTGCAGAAGGTCCGAGACCTGGACATGCAGTTCAGCCAGATGCGAGCGCCGGGCATCTACGGCGGAGTGGCCTTCAGCTTGGTCTTCGgcatcacctccctcctcttcgtGGTTTCCGGCAACAAGCCGGCGTACGAGCTGAGCCGCAAGCTCCTGATTGGAGGGCTGGCGTTCCAGGCGCTGGGGGCGGTGGCGTACGTGGTGGCGGTGGGGTTGTACCTGCACTTTGTCATCGGGGTCAACGCCACGGACGTGTGCCAGCGGCGGGAGCGTCTGTACGCCGGCCGCGGCTACACGTGGATGAACTGCGACGTGGGCGGGGCCGACGCCGCCGTGGCGCTGTTCGGCCTCATCACCGCCATCCTGTACGGCGTGGGGGCCGTCCTCAGCTTCAGCGTGGTGCGGGCCGTGTGGGCCTATCACCGCGACGGGCGGCGGCACGAGGAGGCGAGGCGGCGCGCCGCCCCGGCTTACCCCCAGGGGGCGCCGCTGCGGACGGAGGCGACGGCCGTGTGACGGCGACGGAGGAGGAATGCCCTCGCGTTCCGAGCTCAGGAGTGGCGTTCGTCTTTGGAGCCGTCCCGCTCGTGGGCGGAGGACTCGATGAGATTTACGACCCAAGCGTCTCGATTGGGATCCTCGGCCTGAATGGATCAGTGTCTCGACAGATCCAGCACAAAGCTCTCTTTTAA
- the si:ch211-191a24.4 gene encoding MARVEL domain-containing protein 3 isoform X2 codes for MSQSLQTHRGQRERERNGGGHRDHREDRPRREPRNDRPPSSGRPSSQPSTPPSKHHRQHRAPQEHEDSKCNNICSRRGIVLIVTVLTNALVLVCVVAAQMVMSGMSAMGGMTTFNINSAYSPFEGTELQKVRDLDMQFSQMRAPGIYGGVAFSLVFGITSLLFVVSGNKPAYELSRKLLIGGLAFQALGAVAYVVAVGLYLHFVIGVNATDVCQRRERLYAGRGYTWMNCDVGGADAAVALFGLITAILYGVGAVLSFSVVRAVWAYHRDGRRHEEARRRAAPAYPQGAPLRTEATAV; via the exons ATGAGCCAGTCTCTGCAAACCCACCGGGGCcaaagggaaagggagagaaacggTGGGGGGCACCGTGATCATCGCGAAGACAGACCGAGGAGGGAACCGCGCAATGACCGACCACCGTCAAGCGGCAG ACCTTCATCacaaccctccacacccccttccAAACATCATCGTCAACACCGTGCTCCGCAAGAACACGAGGATTCAAAATGCAACAATATCTGCTCCCGAAGAG GCATCGTGCTCATCGTCACCGTCCTCACCAACGCCCTGGTCCTGGTGTGCGTCGTGGCTGCCCAGATGGTCATGTCAGGTATGTCGGCCATGGGGGGGATGACCACCTTCAACATCAACTCGGCCTACAGCCCCTTCGAGGGCACCGAGCTGCAGAAGGTCCGAGACCTGGACATGCAGTTCAGCCAGATGCGAGCGCCGGGCATCTACGGCGGAGTGGCCTTCAGCTTGGTCTTCGgcatcacctccctcctcttcgtGGTTTCCGGCAACAAGCCGGCGTACGAGCTGAGCCGCAAGCTCCTGATTGGAGGGCTGGCGTTCCAGGCGCTGGGGGCGGTGGCGTACGTGGTGGCGGTGGGGTTGTACCTGCACTTTGTCATCGGGGTCAACGCCACGGACGTGTGCCAGCGGCGGGAGCGTCTGTACGCCGGCCGCGGCTACACGTGGATGAACTGCGACGTGGGCGGGGCCGACGCCGCCGTGGCGCTGTTCGGCCTCATCACCGCCATCCTGTACGGCGTGGGGGCCGTCCTCAGCTTCAGCGTGGTGCGGGCCGTGTGGGCCTATCACCGCGACGGGCGGCGGCACGAGGAGGCGAGGCGGCGCGCCGCCCCGGCTTACCCCCAGGGGGCGCCGCTGCGGACGGAGGCGACGGCCGTGTGA
- the cunh8orf82 gene encoding UPF0598 protein C8orf82 homolog, producing the protein MLWPAVTVIRLKALRCLSWLGQSGQRNVTYVQGQSPEPRIREYFYYIDHQGQLFLDDTKIKNFVTCFKDQKFLVFFFSRLRRNEMGRYQDHFPFLSLCGRERNFLRCDDRPLVFTHLLQGSTGVEGSESSPELLSFCGGEDKLSAPFQPASIYMHPGSGRVYHPCPERLGGVGLIRSALAIELSPFFIYPPGESQSGQPTHFLWAGQQHVLTNELAGCFPREEEDGSGD; encoded by the exons ATGCTGTGGCCGGCTGTGACTGTCATACGGCTAAAAGCGTTACGATGCCTGTCGTGGTTGGGTCAGAGTGGGCAACGAAACGTCACTTATGTTCAAGGCCAGAGCCCCGAACCTCGCATTCGGGAGTACTTCTATTACATTGACCATCAAGGACAG CTGTTCCTTGATGACACTAAGATAAAGAACTTCGTCACTTGCTTCAAAG ATCAAAAGTTCCTCGTCTTCTTCTTCAGTCGTCTACGGCGGAATGAGATGGGCCGCTACCAGGATCACTTCcctttcctgtctctgtgtgggcgAGAGAGGAACTTCCTGCGCTGTGACGACCGCCCTCTGGTCTTCACCCACCTGTTGCAGGGCTCGACAGGGGTCGAGGGGTCAGAGAGTTCCCCTGAGTTGCTTTCGTTCTGTGGGGGAGAGGACAAACTGTCTGCGCCCTTTCAGCCAGCGTCAATCTACATGCATCCAGGAAGTGGGCGGGTCTATCACCCGTGCCCGGAGCGTCTAGGAGGCGTCGGCCTCATACGGTCAGCCCTCGCCATAGAGCTCAGCCCCTTCTTCATATACCCACCAGGAGAGAGCCAATCAGGACAGCCGACGCACTTCCTATGGGCGGGACAACAGCACGTGCTGACCAATGAGTTGGCTGGATGCTTCCCTcgtgaggaggaagatgggtCTGGGGATTGA
- the naprt gene encoding nicotinate phosphoribosyltransferase — protein sequence MSQGSRLQTQFMNKEKMAAPPSHACSALERSIRQRVPPLLTDLYQFTMAYAYWRVGRHNEPAVFELFFRDNPFSGGFSLFSGLHDCLLFLRSFRFTEEDVAYMQSVLPPATDPAFFHFLHGLDCSEVTLRSVPEGTVVFARVPLIEISGPLAVVQLLETSLLCLVNFASLVCSNAARFRLAAGPKKKLLEMGLRRAQGPDGGLTASRYAHIGGFDMTSNVQAGFLFGVPMAGTMAHSYVTSFSSLEEVWPQTLVAANGDPDPVDLISLTKGWLGRLCELLGAEPGKVREGELAAFVSYAIAYPHNFLPVIDSYSVSCSGLLNFCSVALSLCELGYQPLGTRLDSGDLCRQSVEVRRIFRLCAEHFSLPAFHSLIIVGTNNISELSMTELNKKENEIDVVGVGTHLVTCTRQPSLGCVYKLVEVKGSPKMKFSEDPEKSTLPGRKAVYRLLDDDGHPFLDMLCLAEEPAPKAGVAVRCHPLGRDKTCQSVTAARVTQLRLDVFVGGQITEPMCSIAETREKVQGSIRTLHPRHKRLQEPDLYTVAVSEKLHNLMAVIRKGSVNDSNFLLAN from the exons ATGTCCCAGGGATCTCGGCTCCAGACTCAATTTATGAACAAGGAGAAGATGGCAGCGCCTCCGAGCCATGCATGTTCCGCTTTGGAGCGGTCTATACGCCAGCGCGTTCCTCCACTGCTCACAGACCTTTATCAGTTTACCATGGCATATGCCTACTGGCGGGTTGGCAGACACAATGAACCCGCCGTCTTTGAGTTATTCTTTCGGGACAACCCGTTTAGCGGTGGCTTCTCGCTCTTCTCCGGTCTCCACGACTGCCTGCTGTTCCTCCGAAGTTTTCGGTTCACAGAAGAAG ACGTAGCGTACATGCAGTCGGTTCTCCCCCCTGCCACGGACCCGGCCTTCTTCCACTTCCTGCATGGCTTGGACTGCTCCGAGGTCACTCTCCGCTCCGTCCCCGAGGGAACCGTGGTCTTTGCCAGA gtGCCACTGATTGAGATATCTGGGCCTCTAGCCGTGGTTCAGCTCCTGGAGACCAGCCTTCTGTGTCTAGTCAACTTTGCCAG CCTGGTGTGCAGTAACGCGGCTCGTTTCCGTCTAGCGGCGGGCCCCAAGAAGAAGCTGCTGGAAATGGGTCTGAGGAGGGCACAGGGGCCCGACGGAGGCCTCACTGCCTCCCGCTACGCTCACATCGGAG GTTTTGATATGACCAGTAATGTCCAGGCtggcttcctgtttggtgtcccCATGGCAGGCACCATGGCACACTCCTATGTCACTTCCTTTTCCTCCCTGGAAGAGGTGTGGCCTCAG ACGCTGGTGGCGGCTAACGGAGACCCAGACCCCGTCGACCTCATCTCGCTGACCAAGGGTTGGCTGGGGCGCCTCTGTGAGCTGCTGGGGGCGGAGCctgggaaggtcagggagggggagCTGGCTGCCTTCGTGTCGTACGCCATCGCCTACCCCCACAACTTCCTGCCTGTGATTGACAGCTACAGCGTAAGCTG CAGTGGCCTGTTGAACTTCTGTTCCGTGGCCCTGTCTCTGTGCGAGCTGGGCTACCAGCCTCTGGGCACCAGGCTGGACAGCGGCGACCTCTGCAGGCAGTCGGTGGAAGTGCGCCGCATCTTCCGGCTCTGCGCCGAGCA TTTCTCCCTACCCGCCTTCCATTCCCTCATCATCGTCGGCACCAACAACATCTCGGAGCTCAGCATGACGGAGCTGAATAagaag GAGAACGAGATTGACGTGGTCGGTGTCGGAACGCATCTAGTCACCTGCACGCGACAGCCGTCACTGGGATGCGTGTACAAG ctggtggaggtgaaggggagCCCCAAGATGAAGTTCAGCGAGGACCCAGAGAAGAGCACCCTCCCTGGGAGGAAAGCCGTCTACAGGCTGCTGGACGACGATG GTCACCCTTTCCTCGACATGCTGTGCCTGGCCGAGGAGCCCGCCCCCAAAGCGGGCGTGGCCGTGAGGTGTCACCCTCTGGGGCGAGACAAGACCTGTCAGTCTGTCACGGCGGCCCGGGTGACCCAACTGCGCCTGGACGTGTTCGTCGGCGGACAG atAACAGAGCCCATGTGCAGTATCGCGGAGACGAGGGAGAAAGTGCAGGGCTCCATCCGAACCCTGCACCCCCGTCACAAGAGACTGCAGGAGCCAGACCTGTACACT GTGGCGGTGTCCGAGAAGCTCCACAACTTGATGGCTGTGATCCGAAAAGGCAGCGTCAACGATAGCAACTTCCTGCTGGCTAACTGA